TAATTCACATAATATGACAATTCTTTTGCAGTAGCGTAAACATAGAAATTAAAGATTGATGAAGAGGTTATCCTACGTGCCTGCTCCCACTTATATGAACAGCCCCGGCAACCAACTGGCTTAAAAGCCCGACAACACAAACCCCAATCCAACTGAAATGCTGAAAGCTGAATGTTCCCAAATAAGAACCCAAAGACCCGCCTAAGAAGTACGATACTATGTAAACTGATGTCACACGGTTACGTGCTTCTTCACTTAACTGATGAATCCTTGCCTGATTACTGACGTTGCAGGACTGAACTCCCAAATCAAGCAGAATAACACCTACAATCAGTCCCCATAGCTTAAATCCCAATATACTTAATACGGTATAAGCAGTTATAATAACAACAATGTTTATTCCAACTGTAAATTGTGTCCCTTTTCTGTCTGAAATCTTACCTGCTGATGGGGAAAATAATGCTCCTACGATTCCAATCAGACCACTTACCACATGTGAAAGCAATATGCCTATCAACAATCCGCTCATAAAGAGGTAATATCCAGATATAAAGAGCTTGGTGATTTTTTAAAAACCCGCAGATCAAAAATCTCTCCTGTACAAGTAGGGCTTCCAGAAGGTTCCCGCCGCAGGACACCCGGACTAAGACGGGAAGAAGTTGCTTCTCTTGCCGGTACTGGAATTACATGGTATACATGGCTGGAGCAGGGAAGAGAGATACAGGTATCGGCACAAGTATTAGAAAGTCTGTCCGGTATTAATGCTGAATGAAGATGAAACACGTCATTTGTATACCCTTGCAAACCAGACCTCACCAATGAGCATTCCGCCACACCAACAGTTCATTAACCTCATGCTGCAACGTATACTGGATAGCCTGTTACTCTCACCTTCATTGATTCTTGATACCCGCTGGAATATTATCGCCTGGAATAAAGCCGCCAAAGTAGCTCTAATAGATTTTGAAAACATCAGCATTATGGATAGAAATTATATTTGGCTGACATTTACCAATTCCTAATACAAGAAAATGTTTGATAATTGGGAACATCAGCCACAAGGGTTTATTGCCCGCTTTCGGGCGGAATGCGGTAAGTATATTGAAGACCCATGGGTAACTGAATTTGTCCAAAAACTAAGAAATGAGAGTCATAAATTTAATAAATGAGAGTCATAAATTTAATAAATGGTGGTCAATGCATAATGTTGGAAACAAAAAAGAAAACTATAAAATTTTCAATCACCCAATAGCAGGGAAACTGACATTTGAACATACCAGCTTTTTTGTATCAGACAACATGAATCTAAAATTATTTATTAATGCTCCTGCACCGGACACAGATACAGATACAGAAATTAAAATGCGAGAATCGATAAATTGAAATAGGGCATATCATCGCACCACACAAGATAATTTCAATGATTTCTCATAATAAGGCGGAAATGTTGAGTTGTTGTCACTAGTACTTAAGGAACTTTCCAAATTATGTTGAATATGGATTCTGGACATGTAAAAATTAATTGATCTCCAGATACCTCATTTAACATATTTGATGACACTCTTCCACCTAATTGCCCATCTGCTCCTGTAACAATATAACGCATATTTTATTCCTCCATATATAATTAATTGAATAATTTAATAAATTATTAGATAAACTTTAAATATTAAATCATCAATGTCCACCTTTGTTAATATATTAACATTTTAATTCTTGGAAATGAAATTGAAATATGTTATCATTAATAGAAAACTTCTATTAATACAGGAGGTCAATTAAGATGCATATTAAGCAACTTGAATGTTTTGTTAATTTAGCTGAAACTCTCAGTTATTCTAGAACTGCAGAACTTTTATACATTACGCAACCTACTGTTACTCATCAGATTAATACTCTAGAAGACGAACTTAGATTAAAGTTATTTATTAGAACAAAGAGAAAAGTAGAGCTTACTCCAGCAGGTGTTTCTTTTTATAATGATATGAAAGATATTTTAACAAGAACAAACATAGCCATAGCAAAAGCAAAGAATTATGCAAAAGACTTTGATTCTAATTTGTCTATTGGTTATGAAGGTAATACAGAGGTAAAATATCTTCCCAATATATTAAGTTCTTTTAAAGAAAAATTTCCACATATACATATGTATTTAAAAATAGCTGATTTCAAAGAGAAAAGACACCTATTTACAAATCACAATTTTGATTTTATTTTTACTGTGAAAGAAAGCATTGAAGACTTATCTGATATTTGTTACGAAGAACTTTTTATTGGCAAATTTGTTTGTGTATTACCTAAAGATCATCCATTAGCTTTTAACAGTATAATTAGAATAGATAACTTAAAAAATCAGTCTCTGATTTTGTTAGATCCTTTAAAATCTCCATCTGAAATGACACGTGTACAAAAAAATATCCAAACACAATGTCCAATGTCTGCTGTTTATTTTAGTGACGGACCACTTATTAGCTATGCAATGATTAAAGGAAGACTTGGTATCGCAGTAATGCCAGACTTTGTATGTCCAAAAGATCCTGAGCTTTCCTTTATTCCTATAGATATAAATGATTCAATTTCTTATGGAATTGCATGGCACAAAAACAATAAGCAGGATCATATAAAAGGATTTGTTAATATTACAAAGCAAATATATAAAAATTAATAAATTACAATTAAGATTTTAGAAAAATAAAGTTTAATTTAATATTTTCAAATCCTGGTTTATTAAATACATCCGGATTAGTTTCTGCTCTCTTAAGGAACTCATCCCTGACTTACGTACAGTAAATTGCATTAAATAAGAATAATTAACATAAAAATTATGTATAAGATTATATTATCAAATGATAATAATTGAATAATATGCTTGTAAAGACAGTATAATCATAATCAGGAAATTAATGCAATCAAAAACAGGTGTACTTGTCCACGGAAATTAAATGTCTATTTAATTTTTTGATGAACCTAGATATCATAAAGTATTAAATTTAATTTCAAATTATATTTTTTCTTTTCTTTCTATTTTTATTAGCATGCCATTGGTACATCTTATACAGTATTTCCATCCTAATTTATCTATAAATCTAAATAAATCTATGCTTTTAAACCCTCTATCTGCCAGAAAGTATAACTTCGTAATTGTATGAATCTATAAATTCTTTAATTTCACTTATTCCCTGCTTTATGTGCTTAAAATTTTTATTATCTTTTCACCGTATTCAAATATTTTATACCACAGTGGCACTGCTCTTTTTCCTACCTTCAGCGAAAACTTAAGTATTAAAAATTTACCTTTCACAGTTGTATGATCAAATATTATAACCATTTTCTTGTTATTGCTTCTTTTTATATACTTTTTCATAACTTCATCAATAAAATTATAATAAAATAATCTGATTTTATTGTTGTACTTACAAAAAATCTGTAAATTCTTTTCATTTTACTTTCCTCACTGGCATCTGTATAACAATCTTTCAGTTTCTCTGATACTTCTGACATTATCACTGATTTTCATAACAGTATTCCTATAACAATACATACCAAATTCTTTAGTTTCTTGGTTGATATGGACAAAATCTCATATAGTATTTTTCCTAATTCTGCGATAATATATTCTTAGTTGTTTAACATAGCCTTGTCTCCTTTTTTATAAGTTTGTTTTGATAGATTCAACTTATATTTTAGGACTTGGCTATGCTTTTTTCTATTCTTTTTTATTTATAATTTTATACTTGGATATCATTTCCTTTTTATTGTCCTTACGTCAGTATATAACGCACATTAAAAAAGGGGCAAAATGCCCCAAGCCTTTGATATCAGGCTATTTCTTCTCTATCTTAACAACACACTCGAGATGTGTCTGGGCAAAATAATGATACTGAAACGCAGAATTATTGTACTTATACCCCGGGGGGGGCTTTTTAGAGAGCGGAGGTCGTGAGTTATAGCCGATACACAAAAGGATTTACAAACTATAATTTTTGAAATTGCCTATTTTACTAGGCCTTGTTGTTTCACACAAAAACTCTATATCTCCATAATCCAATTCGCACATACCCACTTCAACTTATCCTTATGGATTTCTAAATAACAGATATTCACTTAAATTAATTTTCATTTCTTAAATCTTTTAACAATCCTTCAAACCATTGAACATTTACTAAGTGATGAGAAAGTGAATTTTCCAACATTTTTTTAAAATAAGTGGGGATAGTCTCATTATGTTCAAGAGATTGTTCTAATAAAAAAATTTTCTGATTAGTTTGTTCGATTTGTATTTCTATTAGCTTTTTTAGTTCCTCGCTTTTATATTCATTAGCAAATAGCATTGCTGCATAAAAAGATAAATTTACATACTCAGTCTTAGAGCCATACTTATACATCAATTTTTCAAATTCTTTATTCCCTAGTTCAGTGATAATATAATTACGCGTCTCTCTAGTATTGTCTAATTGGTCAACTTTTTTAATATATTGTTTTTCTTCTAATTGTTGAAGATTATAATAGAATGACCCTTTAGTGAAATTCACTATATATTTATAGTGTCTGTCTTCCATTAACGCTAATAATTCGTATCCGTAAGAACCTGGTTTTTGTTTTAATAAACCTAAAATTAGTAATGGTATCAAAAAAACATCTCCTTTATGTTCCTCAAAATTATATTAATAGTTATTTCATAATTATAAGGTTTAATCATTGTTGATTTGCATGACTTGAGATACGAATTTATCATATGATATTTTTCCTAATGCAAAATCCATACTTTTTATATATATCTTTTCTGCTTCGGTATGTGTTCTGTCATGATTTAAATTTAGCAACTCATTTTCATTAATTAATGGCTTCAATACATGTTGCCTATTAGAAAAGGCTTCAAAATATCGTAAACCAAATTTTCTTTGAGAAATTGCATTAATATGAATACCATCAGGATTAGAAGTTAAACCTGAAGCAGTGACAAAATAACAATTATCTTGTTCAAAAGCAAATTTTTCTAAATCTTGATTAATGAAATTATATTCAGTACAGCTTTTTCCAAATCCTTCTTTGCCTAAAAAATCTCCTAAACCACCAATAATAATTGGAATATCTGGAGCATTCAACTCCTTTCTAAGAGCCTCAATAATTAAAAGTAACTTTTTATAATATACTTTGTAGTTACCATTAACACTATCACTTTCTCCTTGATGCCATAGAATTCCTGTTAACTCACTACTTTGCATAGCAAATTTAGCTTCAGTTATTGCATGTCTAAAAAGCACTTCGTCTACAGCCCACTCATCCAGTGAACTTCCACCTTCAGCACAAGGAATTAAGCCAATAATATCTTCTTGATTTTGACGACACCATGCATCTGCAAATGAACCCGCTAGACTTATTCCCGAAACAGGACGGTCATAATTGATGGGCTCAGTCATCATTTGCCATCTACCATTACGCAACATTTGTATTCTTTCATTATAAATCGGGGGTACTTCATGAATAAATCCCCGTCCAGCCATATTTGACTGTCCTAACATTAAAAACGATTTAACCACTTTTTTCATCCTCTCTTTTTATTTAATATTTATGAAGAAATGTTTCCAGTTCTCAATAAATACTAAGTAGTTACTTATTTAATTCATTGCTTCAGTAAATTTTCCTAGATATCAAAAACCACCAAATTTATCATTAGTCTAATTAGACTAATGACACTTAAATATTATAGTCTAATTAGACTAATTGTCAACTATATTTTTTCAGAAGTAGAGTAAAAATATAGTTTAGACGATGAAGAGACATATTCATTGCTATCTCATGTCGATTGAGAACGAAAGCAAGAAACCAAGCTATGATGCCCTGTTCCGTCTTATCGGTGAATTAGGTATATCTGCAGAAATGTTTCTTTACAAGATTTACCGAAACTAATTTTCTTTGCAAAATTGAAATTTATCATTGGTAATTTCCAAACTCCCGTGAGCTATTTCGAAATTCAGTTGGAGTCATGCCTCTTTTAGCAGTAAATTGTTTTATAAAGTACGTGTCATACTCAAACCCGGCAGCACGCGCAATTTCGTTCAAGCTCATACCTGTATGCGTCAGAAGATTCTCTGCAACCTTTAGACGATATGAGAATAGGTATCCCATAGCTGTACATCCACATAAATCCTGAACCCTTTTATTTAGTGACACGCGATTCAAATGAGCACATCTTGTTAAGTCTTCTAAACTTATTTTATCAGAA
This genomic window from Clostridium pasteurianum DSM 525 = ATCC 6013 contains:
- a CDS encoding helix-turn-helix domain-containing protein, yielding MSPVQVGLPEGSRRRTPGLRREEVASLAGTGITWYTWLEQGREIQVSAQVLESLSGINAE
- a CDS encoding LysR family transcriptional regulator, producing MHIKQLECFVNLAETLSYSRTAELLYITQPTVTHQINTLEDELRLKLFIRTKRKVELTPAGVSFYNDMKDILTRTNIAIAKAKNYAKDFDSNLSIGYEGNTEVKYLPNILSSFKEKFPHIHMYLKIADFKEKRHLFTNHNFDFIFTVKESIEDLSDICYEELFIGKFVCVLPKDHPLAFNSIIRIDNLKNQSLILLDPLKSPSEMTRVQKNIQTQCPMSAVYFSDGPLISYAMIKGRLGIAVMPDFVCPKDPELSFIPIDINDSISYGIAWHKNNKQDHIKGFVNITKQIYKN
- a CDS encoding MFS transporter, whose translation is MSGLLIGILLSHVVSGLIGIVGALFSPSAGKISDRKGTQFTVGINIVVIITAYTVLSILGFKLWGLIVGVILLDLGVQSCNVSNQARIHQLSEEARNRVTSVYIVSYFLGGSLGSYLGTFSFQHFSWIGVCVVGLLSQLVAGAVHISGSRHVG
- a CDS encoding sialate O-acetylesterase, whose amino-acid sequence is MVKSFLMLGQSNMAGRGFIHEVPPIYNERIQMLRNGRWQMMTEPINYDRPVSGISLAGSFADAWCRQNQEDIIGLIPCAEGGSSLDEWAVDEVLFRHAITEAKFAMQSSELTGILWHQGESDSVNGNYKVYYKKLLLIIEALRKELNAPDIPIIIGGLGDFLGKEGFGKSCTEYNFINQDLEKFAFEQDNCYFVTASGLTSNPDGIHINAISQRKFGLRYFEAFSNRQHVLKPLINENELLNLNHDRTHTEAEKIYIKSMDFALGKISYDKFVSQVMQINND
- a CDS encoding PadR family transcriptional regulator: MIPLLILGLLKQKPGSYGYELLALMEDRHYKYIVNFTKGSFYYNLQQLEEKQYIKKVDQLDNTRETRNYIITELGNKEFEKLMYKYGSKTEYVNLSFYAAMLFANEYKSEELKKLIEIQIEQTNQKIFLLEQSLEHNETIPTYFKKMLENSLSHHLVNVQWFEGLLKDLRNEN